Proteins encoded by one window of Rhodamnia argentea isolate NSW1041297 chromosome 6, ASM2092103v1, whole genome shotgun sequence:
- the LOC115744885 gene encoding FCS-Like Zinc finger 8-like, whose translation MAEFGSFSLPSPKNNYKKVIGSSFFSLPRLFTSFTVKGFSEIDSVISPTSILDTKPFSFSTIRNSFWSDNTSSSSSSPRNTDTEHKRSHWEKKKIESVGIGLGIVDALKDESFDPKQPKPETRPVVFFGSKLKIQVPPLPFSVPPNPESASPRSPPNFGIKSRNSQLGFASPRLSRSLDTTSRSGSSSNSHGLGVPASPRVLSASKMELSEDYTCVITHGPNPKTTHIFDDCIVESCCGDFGFASDMKENGFLSDEHSGSLSQSFLSICCTCKKNLGQGSDIYMYRGEKAFCSGECRYQEILLEERMGRSEPDEYGFS comes from the exons ATGGCAGAATTTGGTTCTTTCTCCTTACCATCTCCCAAAAATAATTACAAGAAAGTCATTGGATCGTCTTTTTTCAGCTTGCCTAGACTGTTCACTAGCTTCACTGTGAAGGGATTCTCTGAAATCGACTCTGTGATTAGCCCCACTTCAATTCTTGACACcaaaccattctcattctcgaCAATCAGAAACTCCTTCTGGTCTGATAACACCAGCAGTTCGTCTTCTTCACCCAGAAACACAGACACAGAGCACAAGCGCTCTCactgggaaaagaagaagatagagtCAGTGGGAATTGGCTTAGGCATTGTTGATGCTCTGAAAGATGAGAGCTTTGACCCGAAGCAACCGAAACCCGAGACCCGGCctgtcgtcttcttcggatCGAAGCTCAAAATCCAAGTCCCTCCCCTGCCATTCTCTGTCCCTCCGAACCCCGAGTCCGCAAGCCCGAGGTCTCCACCCAATTTCGGGATCAAATCAAGGAATTCCCAACTAGGTTTCGCATCACCTCGCCTTTCGCGGTCCCTGGATACGACATCCCGTTCCGGGTCGTCCTCCAATTCACACGGCCTCGGAGTGCCGGCCTCGCCCCGGGTTTTGAGTGCCAGCAAGATGGAGCTTTCAGAGGACTACACTTGTGTGATCACCCACGGCCCGAACCCGAAGACAACACATATATTTGACGATTGCATTGTTGAGAGTTGCTGTGGTGATTTCGGGTTTGCCTCTGATATGAAGGAGAACGGGTTCTTGAGTGATGAACATAGTGGTTCTTTGTCACAGAGTTTTCTTAGCATCTGCTGTACATGCAAGAAGAATCTTGGGCAGGGAAGTGACATTTACATGTACAG GGGAGAGAAAGCTTTCTGCAGTGGAGAGTGCCGGTACCAGGAGATTCTCTTGGAAGAGAGAATGGGAAGATcagaaccagatgaatatggCTTTTCTTGA